From Methanomassiliicoccales archaeon LGM-RCC1, one genomic window encodes:
- a CDS encoding RNA methyltransferase → MPEIRVVIVGPKYEGNVGAIARSMANFDMKELYLVNPCELGDDAYRRSKHGADILDNAVICNTLEEATQDCFLVVGTSGVVTKGDSNYTRVPMPVREFAEHCRGYTEKIAVVFGREDIGLLQDELNYCDVLVTIPASEEYPILNLSHATHTVLYEFFMSMHTDPRRPEPADKREKEMLYAYFGDLLDGIEYPKERRPYTSIMFRRMMGRAIPTKYEYNTLMGVFGDASKYLKYGKSWKKDRSE, encoded by the coding sequence ATGCCAGAAATCCGTGTGGTAATCGTCGGTCCGAAGTACGAAGGGAATGTGGGGGCCATCGCCAGGTCCATGGCGAACTTCGACATGAAGGAGCTCTATCTTGTGAATCCCTGTGAACTAGGGGACGATGCGTACCGCAGATCGAAGCACGGAGCGGACATCCTTGACAATGCAGTGATCTGCAACACGCTGGAGGAGGCCACTCAGGATTGCTTCCTAGTCGTCGGGACCAGCGGTGTCGTCACCAAGGGCGACAGCAACTACACCCGCGTGCCCATGCCCGTCAGGGAGTTCGCGGAGCACTGCAGGGGCTACACCGAGAAGATCGCTGTTGTGTTCGGAAGGGAGGACATCGGTCTTCTCCAGGACGAGCTGAACTACTGCGATGTCCTCGTCACCATACCGGCCAGCGAGGAGTACCCTATCCTGAACCTGTCCCATGCCACCCACACGGTCCTCTACGAGTTCTTCATGTCCATGCACACGGACCCCAGGAGGCCCGAGCCTGCGGACAAGAGGGAGAAGGAGATGCTATACGCATACTTCGGGGACCTGCTGGATGGTATCGAGTACCCGAAAGAGAGACGCCCTTACACCAGCATCATGTTCAGAAGGATGATGGGGCGTGCTATCCCCACGAAGTACGAGTACAACACGCTCATGGGCGTTTTCGGCGATGCCTCAAAGTACCTGAAGTACGGCAAGTCCTGGAAGAAGGACAGGTCAGAATGA
- a CDS encoding adenosylhomocysteinase, which yields MEDLLKQGSLKLHWVETHMPVLQEIRKNFIKEQPLAGFKIGMALHTEAKTGMLAITLADAGANIRLASCNPLSTDDSVATALRDEYGLDVFAKKWETQEEYYANLNTVLNMNPDLIIDDGADLITMAHTSRREVLPNIKAANEETTTGVTRLKAMAADGTLQFPVLDVNDAKMKFLFDNRYGTGQSAFDGWMNATNLLVAGKTLVVAGYGWCGKGIAMRAKGMGACVIVTEVDPVKAIEAKMDGFQVMRMIDAVKIADMIFTVTGCKDIIALEHFQVMKDGCVVGNVGHFDNEINKEHLYALSESCTRVREFIDEYKMKDGRRIYLIGEGRLMNLAAGQGHPAEIMDMSFATQALGIEYMSRNYENMEPTVHRVPEMIDKKIASIKLESMGVVIDHLSDDQIKYTTGWQEGT from the coding sequence ATGGAAGACCTTCTCAAACAGGGATCCCTGAAGCTCCACTGGGTAGAGACTCACATGCCCGTGCTCCAGGAGATCAGAAAGAATTTCATAAAGGAGCAGCCCCTGGCAGGATTCAAGATCGGAATGGCCCTCCACACAGAGGCCAAGACAGGTATGCTGGCCATCACTCTGGCGGACGCAGGTGCGAACATCCGCCTCGCGAGCTGCAACCCCCTCTCCACGGACGACTCCGTCGCCACCGCGCTGCGCGACGAGTACGGACTGGACGTCTTCGCTAAGAAATGGGAGACGCAGGAGGAGTACTACGCGAATCTCAATACGGTCCTGAACATGAACCCGGACCTTATCATCGATGACGGTGCGGACCTGATCACGATGGCCCACACCAGCCGCAGGGAGGTGCTGCCCAACATCAAGGCCGCCAACGAGGAGACCACCACCGGTGTGACCCGTCTCAAGGCCATGGCAGCCGACGGAACCCTGCAGTTCCCCGTCCTGGACGTCAACGACGCCAAGATGAAGTTCCTCTTCGACAACAGGTACGGAACCGGACAGTCAGCATTCGACGGATGGATGAACGCGACCAATCTGCTGGTCGCCGGAAAGACCCTTGTCGTCGCCGGTTACGGATGGTGCGGAAAGGGAATCGCTATGAGGGCCAAGGGAATGGGTGCCTGCGTAATCGTCACGGAAGTGGATCCCGTCAAGGCCATAGAGGCCAAGATGGACGGATTCCAGGTCATGAGGATGATCGATGCCGTCAAGATCGCGGACATGATCTTCACGGTCACAGGATGCAAGGACATCATCGCACTGGAGCACTTCCAGGTCATGAAGGACGGCTGCGTCGTAGGTAACGTAGGTCATTTCGACAACGAGATCAACAAGGAGCATCTCTACGCTCTGTCCGAATCATGCACCCGCGTCCGCGAGTTCATCGACGAGTACAAGATGAAGGACGGCCGCCGCATCTATCTGATCGGAGAGGGCCGCTTGATGAACCTGGCAGCAGGTCAGGGACACCCCGCGGAGATCATGGACATGTCCTTTGCGACACAGGCTCTCGGTATCGAGTACATGAGCAGGAACTACGAGAACATGGAGCCCACTGTCCACAGGGTGCCCGAGATGATCGACAAGAAGATCGCGAGCATCAAGCTGGAGTCCATGGGAGTGGTCATCGACCACCTCTCGGATGACCAGATAAAGTACACCACTGGATGGCAGGAAGGCACATGA
- a CDS encoding PfkB family carbohydrate kinase, protein MKEPFLSVYGHVTVDQIMTVRKFPADNTTEDIVTKMTTLGGTGTNIAVAAAKLGCPTALCAFVGNDFPGMYEKQIADSGLILDEFLHVDKFETSGAVVVNDPNMVQKVVFYQGPQGFADEVGIMLTSNAKKSKHTHFCTGQPSYYIKVMDAIKGCTKIALDPAQESHRIWNRDNFVPALERSDSMFCNNFEAESLKKYAGVDDILDADVGMVVCTHGAEGSVARIGDERIRIPTVKADRIADPTGCGDTYRAGFYTALYKGYGIPEALTIASAVASFVIEETGALTHIPDWDSVMARAEPYLREIS, encoded by the coding sequence ATGAAGGAGCCCTTCCTGTCCGTCTACGGCCATGTGACCGTCGACCAGATAATGACGGTCAGGAAGTTCCCCGCGGACAACACCACCGAGGACATCGTCACGAAGATGACGACCCTCGGCGGGACGGGGACGAACATCGCCGTGGCGGCGGCCAAGCTGGGATGCCCCACCGCTCTCTGCGCTTTCGTAGGCAACGATTTTCCCGGCATGTACGAGAAGCAGATAGCCGATTCAGGATTGATACTGGACGAGTTCCTCCATGTTGACAAGTTCGAGACATCCGGAGCGGTCGTCGTCAACGATCCCAACATGGTTCAGAAGGTCGTGTTCTACCAGGGGCCCCAGGGTTTCGCTGATGAGGTCGGGATCATGCTCACATCGAATGCGAAGAAGTCCAAGCACACGCACTTCTGCACAGGACAACCCTCCTATTACATCAAGGTCATGGACGCGATCAAGGGATGCACCAAGATCGCGCTGGACCCTGCCCAGGAATCCCACAGGATATGGAACAGGGACAACTTCGTCCCTGCTCTGGAGAGATCGGATTCAATGTTCTGCAACAACTTCGAGGCGGAGTCCCTGAAGAAGTATGCCGGAGTCGATGACATACTGGATGCCGATGTCGGCATGGTCGTATGCACGCACGGGGCCGAAGGCAGCGTGGCCAGGATCGGCGACGAGAGGATCAGGATCCCTACGGTCAAGGCCGACAGGATAGCGGACCCTACAGGCTGCGGGGACACCTACAGAGCGGGATTCTACACCGCACTGTACAAGGGATACGGCATCCCCGAGGCGCTGACCATAGCATCAGCCGTAGCATCCTTCGTCATAGAGGAGACCGGGGCCCTGACGCACATCCCCGATTGGGATTCTGTCATGGCCAGGGCGGAGCCCTATCTGAGAGAGATCTCATGA
- a CDS encoding 50S ribosomal protein L1: MAEKSTVMAVQKALESAKKRNFTETVELAINLVDVDLTIPKNRIQEDIILPNGRGKSVKICVIGGGELALKAKDVADLVITPEELGAIADDKKQAKKIANSTTYFIAEAPLMAQVGKRLGTVLGPRGKMPKPIAPGADPAPMIDGLRKSVSIRTKDRKTFHAPVGSADMSAEEIADNIDLIIKRVEAHLEKGRHNIASAYVKTTMGPSEKIL; encoded by the coding sequence TTGGCAGAAAAATCAACCGTAATGGCCGTGCAGAAAGCACTCGAGAGTGCAAAGAAGCGCAACTTTACTGAGACGGTTGAGTTGGCCATCAATCTCGTGGATGTCGATCTGACAATCCCCAAGAACCGTATCCAGGAGGATATCATTCTCCCGAACGGAAGGGGAAAGTCGGTGAAGATCTGCGTCATTGGTGGTGGCGAACTTGCCTTGAAAGCCAAGGACGTGGCCGATCTTGTGATCACACCCGAGGAACTCGGAGCGATTGCAGACGACAAGAAACAGGCTAAGAAGATCGCGAACAGTACCACATACTTTATCGCTGAGGCACCTCTGATGGCTCAGGTCGGTAAGAGGCTGGGTACCGTTTTGGGACCTCGCGGAAAGATGCCTAAACCAATCGCACCGGGAGCAGATCCCGCACCGATGATTGACGGTCTCCGCAAGTCTGTGTCCATCAGAACGAAAGACAGGAAGACATTCCACGCACCCGTCGGCTCCGCTGACATGAGCGCAGAGGAGATCGCTGACAACATCGATCTCATCATCAAGCGTGTTGAGGCCCACCTCGAGAAGGGAAGGCACAACATCGCATCCGCTTACGTCAAGACGACCATGGGTCCCTCGGAGAAGATTCTGTAA
- a CDS encoding 50S ribosomal protein L10, which translates to MAHVATWKKDLVSELVQDMREAPVVAVVDMENIPGQQIQAMRAGLRAHAKLKMTKNKLMLLALDEVSSAKPGIEALKDSIDGQCAIVTTDMDPFKLFAQLKKTMSPAPAKPGQIAPFDIVVPKGPTPFGPGPIIGELQKIGLPAAIEGGKIGIKKDTTLVKEGEPIPADVAAMLPKLEILPMIVGLDLRAAYEDGTVYHKDVLDIPEDYYANMFATAAHNALALGVEIAFPTKETTPLLIAKAFRETVAVSVEAAIPNEASIKTLVAKADAQALSVAAASGYQSDSVNAKVAAAAVAAPAAAAAAPAAESVKEDEPEEVSEEDAAAGLSALFG; encoded by the coding sequence ATGGCACACGTCGCAACTTGGAAGAAGGATCTGGTAAGCGAGCTGGTACAGGATATGCGCGAGGCTCCAGTTGTCGCAGTTGTCGACATGGAGAACATCCCCGGACAGCAGATCCAGGCCATGAGGGCAGGACTCAGGGCACACGCGAAGCTCAAGATGACCAAGAACAAGCTCATGCTCTTGGCCCTCGACGAGGTTTCCAGCGCAAAGCCCGGAATCGAGGCACTCAAGGACTCTATCGATGGACAGTGTGCGATTGTCACAACTGACATGGATCCCTTCAAACTGTTCGCACAGTTGAAGAAGACAATGTCACCCGCACCGGCAAAGCCCGGTCAGATCGCACCCTTCGACATCGTTGTACCTAAGGGACCGACACCTTTCGGACCCGGACCGATTATCGGAGAGCTTCAGAAGATTGGCCTTCCCGCAGCAATTGAGGGAGGAAAGATAGGAATCAAGAAGGACACGACGCTCGTGAAGGAGGGTGAACCCATCCCCGCGGACGTTGCAGCAATGCTGCCCAAGCTCGAGATTCTTCCCATGATCGTAGGATTGGACCTTAGGGCCGCCTACGAGGACGGAACAGTCTACCACAAAGATGTCTTGGACATTCCTGAGGATTACTACGCTAACATGTTCGCTACGGCTGCACACAACGCATTGGCACTCGGTGTCGAGATCGCCTTCCCCACGAAGGAGACCACCCCACTGCTCATCGCCAAGGCGTTCAGGGAGACTGTTGCAGTCTCTGTTGAAGCCGCGATACCCAACGAAGCAAGTATCAAGACACTCGTCGCAAAGGCGGACGCCCAGGCGCTGTCCGTTGCAGCAGCGAGCGGATACCAGAGCGATTCTGTGAACGCTAAGGTAGCCGCAGCCGCCGTAGCAGCACCTGCAGCTGCAGCAGCAGCACCCGCAGCAGAGAGTGTGAAAGAGGATGAACCCGAGGAAGTAAGCGAGGAGGATGCAGCAGCAGGCCTCTCGGCACTCTTCGGATGA
- a CDS encoding 50S ribosomal protein L11, which translates to MVDTVEALVDGGRASAGPPLGPALGPKGVNIGQVIAKINEKTKAFDGMKVPVKILINDDKTFDIKVGTPPVSALIKGELGVESGAHNARTEKVGNLTLDQAKKIADMKGDDLLGATMKARVLEVAGACVAIGVTIDGKGPKDFTKAVKAGEYDSQF; encoded by the coding sequence ATGGTAGATACTGTTGAGGCATTGGTGGACGGAGGCCGCGCTTCCGCAGGTCCACCGCTCGGTCCCGCACTGGGTCCGAAAGGAGTGAACATCGGTCAGGTCATCGCAAAGATCAACGAGAAGACGAAGGCATTCGACGGAATGAAGGTCCCCGTCAAGATCCTGATCAACGACGACAAGACATTCGACATCAAGGTCGGAACACCCCCTGTGTCCGCACTGATCAAGGGAGAGCTCGGAGTAGAGTCCGGAGCTCACAACGCCAGGACCGAGAAGGTCGGAAACCTGACCCTCGACCAGGCAAAGAAGATCGCCGACATGAAGGGCGACGATCTCCTCGGCGCAACGATGAAGGCAAGGGTTCTGGAAGTCGCCGGAGCCTGTGTCGCCATCGGTGTGACCATCGACGGAAAGGGACCCAAGGACTTCACCAAGGCTGTCAAGGCCGGTGAGTACGACTCCCAGTTCTGA
- a CDS encoding CDP-alcohol phosphatidyltransferase family protein, producing MVLDGQRSKVDFALAPVARAFIKVNPNIVSWIGLLIALLSGIVLYLSGADDRTWLLLVGAFLVIVSGYFDALDGKIAKLAGKCSAKGDYLDHVFDRYADVFMIGGIAFCGYWCNPYLGMLALVGVLLTSYMGTQAQAIGAPRLYAGLLGRADRVVLSTLFPILQFVFGSFGMGWYDLTIGDWVFSINWLTIMMLWFAVVGNITAIQRAIITWNNLSKMDEKKDQ from the coding sequence ATGGTTCTAGACGGACAGAGATCGAAGGTTGATTTCGCGCTCGCGCCAGTCGCACGCGCTTTCATAAAGGTGAATCCGAACATCGTTTCTTGGATCGGGCTGCTCATAGCATTGCTGAGCGGTATCGTCCTCTATCTGAGCGGAGCTGACGACAGGACATGGCTCCTGCTGGTCGGTGCGTTCCTCGTCATCGTATCGGGATACTTCGATGCACTCGACGGCAAGATCGCGAAGCTCGCCGGAAAATGCAGCGCCAAAGGCGATTATCTCGACCACGTATTCGACAGGTATGCCGATGTTTTCATGATCGGCGGAATTGCGTTCTGCGGCTATTGGTGCAACCCTTACCTGGGGATGCTGGCATTGGTGGGTGTCCTTCTCACGTCGTACATGGGAACGCAGGCACAGGCGATCGGTGCACCCCGTCTCTACGCAGGTCTCCTCGGACGTGCGGACAGGGTCGTTCTTTCGACATTGTTCCCTATCCTTCAGTTCGTGTTCGGAAGCTTCGGCATGGGATGGTACGACCTCACGATCGGCGATTGGGTGTTCTCCATAAACTGGCTGACCATCATGATGCTCTGGTTCGCTGTAGTCGGCAACATCACGGCCATCCAGAGGGCGATCATAACTTGGAACAACCTCTCCAAGATGGATGAGAAGAAGGATCAGTGA
- a CDS encoding adenylate kinase family protein yields the protein MSLFAITGTPGTGKTSVSAELRSRGYDVIDMNEHIRSHGLLGELDASRDTHEVDLDALNDSLQPYRDSDGLHLMDSHLSHFMDCSGIIVLRCDPEILYKRLKARGYSEEKVLENVQSEVLDVILCEATDSDIPVYEVDCSGGDPSVSADSVEKILKGETTDYLPGKTDWSQGMDKWF from the coding sequence ATGAGCCTCTTCGCGATAACGGGCACGCCGGGTACCGGCAAGACATCCGTATCCGCGGAGCTGCGCTCCAGGGGCTACGATGTCATAGACATGAACGAGCACATACGCTCCCACGGATTGCTCGGGGAGCTGGACGCCTCCAGGGACACGCACGAGGTGGATCTGGATGCATTGAACGATTCGCTTCAACCCTATCGGGATTCCGACGGGCTACACCTCATGGACAGCCATCTCTCCCACTTCATGGACTGCAGCGGGATCATCGTCCTGCGCTGCGATCCGGAGATCCTGTACAAGAGGCTGAAGGCCAGGGGCTACTCGGAGGAGAAGGTCCTGGAGAACGTCCAGTCCGAGGTGCTGGACGTGATATTGTGCGAGGCCACCGACTCGGACATCCCCGTCTACGAGGTGGACTGCTCCGGAGGGGATCCTTCGGTTTCCGCGGATTCCGTGGAAAAAATACTAAAAGGGGAGACTACTGACTACTTACCAGGAAAGACCGATTGGTCGCAGGGGATGGACAAATGGTTCTAG
- a CDS encoding DNA primase large subunit PriL yields the protein MDTKRAARYPFLRESSEFAENNSADLESLITSESYAPARTRGRERVLQALDRSEVSYVELMSDYDRLIEVMSYPYARMIVSQIGDRFLTKRYALAEAVRMNSLLNKEDRETVLMVSEELGITSTVDRDGTIHMKFPDYLRLSSRLNSIDWKLINSDIHHGIVYLPQDKYSRLMQNALQDKIESELPVKTPDEYKRYFEGDVTAVTMALADTKMKMSPTNGEGMKMDYMPPCLVHILEMSRNGLNLPHSARFAIVTFLKALGLGYDDIIKVFAESPDFDESKSEYQIKHIMGELSGGEGYSPPECKTMKTNGLCYNPDKLCEQEWMSHPLKYYRTKAKDGNKGQQTPAGPEQSH from the coding sequence ATGGATACCAAGCGTGCGGCTAGATACCCGTTCCTCAGGGAATCGTCCGAGTTTGCGGAGAACAATTCCGCAGACCTAGAGTCCCTGATCACGTCAGAGTCGTACGCACCTGCACGCACAAGGGGCAGGGAAAGGGTCCTCCAGGCTCTGGATAGATCCGAGGTTTCCTATGTGGAGCTGATGTCGGATTACGACAGGCTCATCGAGGTCATGTCATATCCCTATGCGAGGATGATAGTCTCCCAGATCGGCGACCGTTTCCTGACCAAGAGGTACGCTCTCGCGGAAGCTGTCCGCATGAACAGCCTCCTGAACAAGGAGGACAGGGAGACCGTCCTGATGGTCTCCGAGGAGCTGGGCATCACGTCCACAGTTGACCGCGACGGGACCATCCACATGAAGTTCCCTGATTACCTTAGGCTGTCCAGCAGGCTAAACAGCATCGATTGGAAGCTCATCAACAGCGACATCCACCACGGTATCGTCTACCTCCCGCAGGACAAGTACAGCCGTCTCATGCAGAATGCCCTTCAGGACAAGATCGAATCGGAACTTCCGGTAAAGACACCGGACGAGTACAAGAGGTACTTCGAGGGCGACGTCACCGCTGTGACCATGGCCCTGGCGGACACGAAGATGAAGATGAGCCCCACCAACGGAGAGGGTATGAAGATGGACTACATGCCGCCATGCCTGGTGCACATACTGGAGATGTCGAGGAACGGTCTGAACCTTCCTCACAGCGCCAGATTCGCGATTGTCACGTTCCTGAAGGCACTGGGGCTGGGGTATGACGACATCATCAAGGTATTCGCAGAATCGCCGGATTTCGATGAATCCAAGTCCGAATATCAGATCAAGCACATCATGGGTGAGCTGAGCGGAGGAGAAGGTTACTCTCCACCGGAATGCAAGACGATGAAGACCAACGGTCTCTGCTACAACCCCGATAAGCTGTGCGAGCAGGAGTGGATGTCGCATCCGCTCAAGTACTACAGGACCAAGGCAAAGGATGGCAACAAGGGTCAGCAGACCCCTGCCGGGCCGGAGCAGTCTCACTGA
- a CDS encoding 4-phosphopantoate--beta-alanine ligase, whose protein sequence is MDIPKDHPRYKSLMTRERLAHMVEEGLVTPTGLISHGRGEAYDYLMGEKSIPPALEAEKVAAAYLLRAKNPVVCVNGNAAALDPDNLIALAKAVPAKMEVNLFHRTPERMEGLISYLESKGAGKVLGRDPDCRIQGLNHDRALCTKEGIFDSDVIVVPIEDGDRAEALVSMGKIVISIDLNPLSRTSCKATVPISDEMTRALENIIRFIGELRGDDDAILKVINQYSSLKNRRETVKYICDSLISGFETGDD, encoded by the coding sequence ATGGACATACCAAAGGATCACCCGAGATACAAATCGCTGATGACAAGGGAGCGTCTGGCTCATATGGTCGAGGAAGGTCTTGTGACCCCCACCGGGCTCATCTCCCACGGAAGAGGGGAGGCATACGACTACCTCATGGGGGAGAAGAGCATCCCGCCCGCATTGGAGGCGGAGAAGGTGGCCGCCGCGTACCTTCTCAGGGCGAAGAACCCCGTAGTATGCGTCAACGGCAACGCCGCTGCGCTGGACCCGGACAACCTCATCGCGCTCGCCAAGGCCGTACCGGCCAAGATGGAGGTCAACCTCTTCCACAGGACCCCTGAGAGGATGGAGGGATTGATATCGTACCTCGAGTCCAAGGGCGCCGGCAAGGTCCTCGGAAGGGACCCCGACTGCAGGATCCAGGGCCTGAACCACGACCGTGCCCTGTGCACGAAGGAAGGCATCTTCGACAGCGATGTGATAGTCGTTCCCATAGAGGACGGCGACCGCGCCGAGGCGCTGGTGTCCATGGGCAAGATCGTGATATCCATAGACCTAAACCCGCTGTCCCGCACGTCATGCAAAGCGACGGTTCCCATCTCGGACGAGATGACCCGTGCATTGGAGAACATCATCCGTTTCATCGGGGAGCTCAGGGGCGACGACGATGCAATACTTAAAGTAATTAACCAATACAGTAGCCTGAAGAACCGTCGTGAAACCGTCAAATACATCTGTGATTCACTGATATCAGGTTTCGAAACGGGAGATGATTGA
- a CDS encoding transcription elongation factor Spt5, whose amino-acid sequence MADDRPAEILLKELSIMMFTGENNLKKVAASGTVFWKFQISSGAEKAKLSFSLVTGPDAENAPEWTVELHDATDGEIWSNGRSKTEVDVALPGKNAKELKLVVICPNGARYGDSVTITVNGSADDGMDSITFEAVAQQSIMVLKTQIDQEKTVANELASKANKSADKDIYAILSPAGLRGYVFVEGMNTDRVREKSKDIKKARNFIEGEAKIEEVSPYLTPVSAVVGIVEGDTVELINGPFKGEKARVQHIDHGKEEITVELTEAMVPIPVTVKGDSVRLVEKEK is encoded by the coding sequence GTGGCTGATGACCGTCCTGCCGAAATACTTCTGAAGGAGCTGAGCATCATGATGTTCACTGGTGAAAACAATCTGAAGAAGGTTGCAGCCAGCGGTACAGTCTTCTGGAAGTTCCAGATCAGCTCGGGTGCGGAGAAAGCGAAACTCTCGTTCTCACTCGTGACCGGACCCGACGCAGAGAATGCCCCTGAGTGGACAGTGGAGCTCCACGATGCAACCGATGGGGAGATCTGGTCCAACGGAAGAAGCAAGACAGAGGTCGACGTGGCCCTCCCCGGCAAGAACGCCAAGGAGCTGAAGCTGGTCGTCATCTGCCCCAACGGAGCAAGGTACGGCGACTCCGTCACCATCACCGTCAACGGCTCTGCCGACGACGGAATGGATTCAATCACATTCGAAGCCGTAGCACAACAGTCCATAATGGTCCTTAAGACGCAGATCGACCAGGAGAAGACCGTCGCGAACGAGTTGGCATCCAAGGCGAACAAATCTGCTGACAAGGACATATATGCGATCCTGAGCCCAGCCGGACTCAGGGGATACGTGTTCGTCGAAGGAATGAACACGGATCGCGTCCGCGAGAAGTCCAAGGACATCAAGAAGGCCAGGAACTTCATCGAGGGCGAGGCTAAAATTGAGGAGGTAAGTCCCTACCTCACACCCGTATCCGCTGTAGTAGGAATCGTCGAGGGAGACACTGTCGAACTCATCAACGGTCCCTTCAAGGGTGAGAAAGCAAGGGTACAGCACATCGATCATGGCAAAGAGGAGATCACTGTCGAGCTCACCGAGGCCATGGTCCCCATTCCTGTCACTGTCAAGGGAGACAGCGTCAGACTAGTTGAAAAGGAGAAATGA
- the rpl12p gene encoding 50S ribosomal protein P1: MEYIYSAMVLYSAGKDITEDAVKAVLTAAGVDADAAKIKALVASLEGVNIADAIANAAVAAPAAAPAAGAAPAAAAAAPAAAAEPEVEQVSEEDAAAGLSALFG; this comes from the coding sequence ATGGAGTATATCTACAGCGCAATGGTGCTCTACTCTGCTGGCAAGGACATCACCGAGGACGCAGTTAAGGCAGTTCTCACAGCCGCCGGAGTTGACGCTGACGCAGCAAAGATCAAAGCACTGGTTGCATCACTCGAGGGAGTCAACATCGCAGATGCTATCGCGAACGCCGCAGTCGCAGCGCCCGCAGCAGCACCCGCAGCTGGAGCCGCCCCCGCAGCAGCAGCCGCTGCACCCGCAGCAGCCGCGGAGCCCGAGGTTGAGCAGGTCAGCGAAGAGGATGCAGCAGCAGGTCTCTCTGCTCTCTTCGGATGA